A portion of the Esox lucius isolate fEsoLuc1 chromosome 20, fEsoLuc1.pri, whole genome shotgun sequence genome contains these proteins:
- the usp9 gene encoding ubiquitin specific peptidase 9 isoform X3 has product MTATTRGSPVGGNDSQAGQAPDTQSQSQPPLPQNQTSSPNSSNENSPVSLPDEQGQGDGPPQLEEEEEEPAFPHTDLAKLDDMINRPRWVVPVLPKGELEVLLEAAIDLSKKGLDVKCEACQRFFRDGLTISFTKILTDEAVSGWKFEIHRCIINNTHRLVELCVAKLSQDWFPLLELLAMATNPHCKFHIYNGTRPSETVPAGATLADDELFARPPDPRSPKVGSEFKGWLVDLINKFGTLNGFQTLHDRFISGQALNVQIIAALIKPFGQCYEFLTLHTVKKYFLPVIEMVPQFLENLTDEELKKEAKNEAKNDALSMIIKSLKNLASRVPGQEETVKNLEIFRLKMILRLLQISSFNGKMNALNEVNKVISSVSYYTNRHGNPEEEEWLTAERMAEWIQQNHILSIVLRDSLHQPQYVEKLEKILRFVIKEKALTMQDLDNIWAAQAGKHEAIVKNVHDLLAKLAWDFSPEQLDHLFDCFKASWTNASKKQREKLLELIRRLAEDDKDGVMAHKVLNLLWNLAHSDDVPVDIMDQALSAHIKILDYSCSQDRDTQKIQWIDRFIEELRTNDKWVIPALKQIREICSLFGEAPQNLRKKMPINIQTNLAGQTQRSPHVFYRHDLINQLQHNHALVTLVAENLSAYMETMRPFSKAEQAEFDPQTVRAGSRYSHVQEVQERLNFLRFLLKDGQLWLCAPQAKQIWKCLAENAVFLCDREACFKWYSKLMGDEPDLDPDINKDFFENNVLQLDPSLLTENGMKCFERFFKAVNCREGKLVAKRRAYMMDDLELIGLDYLWRVVIQGSDDIASRAIDLLKEIYTNLGPKLQVNQVEIHEDFIQSCFDRLKASYDTLCVLDGDKDSINCARQEAIRMVRVLTVLKEYINECDSDYHEERTILPMSRAFRGKHITLIVRFPNQGRQVDDLDIWSHTNDTIGSVRRGILTRIKANATHTKIELFIGGEVVDPVDDRKLIGQLNLKDKTLITAKLTQVSANMPSSPDSSSDSSTGSPGNHGNHFSDGPNPEVESCLPGVIMSLHLRYVSFLWQVADLGCSLNMPLLRDGARVLMKLMPPDNSTVESLRAVCLDHAKLGENSLSPTLDSRFFCPSPSQVLYLIEVVYALLMPASGTLGEDASDFQYNFLKSGGLPLVLSMLARNNFLPSADMETRRGAYLNALKIAKLLLTAVGFGHVKAVAEACQPNAEGTIPVSPINQATHDQALVLQNALQNIPNPASECMLRNVAIRLAQQISDENFFQASKYIPDICVIRAVQKIVWASGCGTIQLVFSSNEDISKIYEKTNASKEPDGEDEQVCCEALEVMTLCFALLPTALDTLSKEKAWQTFIIDLLLHCHSKSVRQMAQEQFFLMATRCCMGHRPLLFFITLLFTVLGSTARERAKQAGDYFTLLRYLLNYAYNSNINLPNAEVLLNNEIDWLKRIRDEVRRTGETGVEETILEGHIGVTKELLAFQTPEKKYYIGCENGGANLIKELIDDFIFPASNVYLQYMKTGEFPTEQAIPVCSSPASINAGFELLVALAVGCVRNLKQIVDTLTDMYYLGCEALTEWEYLPPVGPRPTKGFVGLKNAGATCYMNSVIQQLYMIPPIRNGILAIEGTGTDVDDDMSGDEKQENESNVDPRDEVFSYHHQFDEKPSLTKSEDRKEYNIGVLRHLQVIFGHLASSRLQYYVPRGFWKQFRLWGEPVNLREQHDALEFFNSLVDSLDEALKALGHPAMLSKVLGGSFADQKICQGCPHRYECEESFTTLNVDIRNHQNLLDSMEQYVKGDLLEGANAYHCEKCNKKVDTVKRLLIKKLPPVLAIQLKRFDYDWERECAIKFNDYFEFPRELDMEPYTVAGVAKLEGDDVNPENQVIQQNEPSEPEPPGSSKYRLVGVLVHSGQASGGHYYSYITQRNVGGADGERNRWYKFDDGDVTECKMDDEEEMKNQCFGGEYMGEVFDHMMKRMSYRRQKRWWNAYILFYERMDSPDKDSELVRYIQELTILSSANDKPPTQVKMPGVIECSVRKQNVQFMHNRMQYSLEYFQFIKKLLTCNSVYLNPPPGQDHLLPEAEETAMISVQLAARFLFSTGFHTKKVVRGPASDWYDALCVLLRHSKNVRYWFAHNVLFAYANRFSEYLLECPSAEVRGAFAKLIVFIAHFSLQDGPCPSPTSSPAGASTQPQACDNLSLSDHLLRAVLNLLRREVSEHGRHLQQYFNLFVMYANLGLAEKTQLLKLSVPATFMLVALDEGPGPPIKYQYAELGKLYTVVSQLVRCCDVASRMQSSINGNPPLPNPYGDPNQTTPVMPLQQLVGEILFVRTSYVKKIIEDCSNSEETVKLLRFSCWENPQFSSTVLSELLWQVAYSYTYELRPYLDLLLQILLIEDSWQTHRIHNVLKGIPDDRDGLFDTIQRSKNHYQKRAYQCIKCMVALFSNCPVAYQILQSNGDLKRKWTWAVEWLGDELERRPYTGNPQYTYNNWSPPVQSNETSNGYFLERSHSARMTLAKACELCPEECHLTKHGEAVSEEDAAMRKSSSPHQLLPGEGTGQPPHTEPDDQEAPEDQDTSPPEDTSPYPHSSPGTTTKFQQNNHPHGQPYTGPAAQHMNNPQRPAPGPSSTPGPAPGPSSTPGPAPGPSSTPGPGTGPRAQDNWESTEEVPPASTPAPPQPKE; this is encoded by the exons ATGACAGCCACCACGCGTGGCTCTCCGGTGGGGGGCAACGACAGCCAGGCAGGCCAGGCGCCCGACACCCAGAGTCAGAGTCAGCCCCCGCTGCCACAGAACCAG ACATCGTCACCAAACTCGTCCAATGAGAACTCTCCAGTAAGCCTCCCAGATGAGCAGGGTCAAGGAGACGGACCTCCtcagctggaggaggaggaggaggagcctgCCTTCCCTCACACAGACCTGGCCAAGCTGGACGACATGATCAACAG ACCCCGCTGGGTGGTTCCAGTTCTGCCTAAGGGAGAGCTGGAGGTTCTTCTAGAAGCTGCTATAGATCTTAGTAAAAAAG GACTTGATGTGAAGTGTGAGGCGTGCCAGAGGTTTTTCAGAGACGGCCTGACCATCTCGTTCACCAAGATTCTCACGGATGAGGCCGTCAGTGGGTGGAAATTTGAGATTCAT AGGTGTATCATCAACAACACACACCGGCtggtggagctgtgtgtggccaagCTCTCTCAGGACTGGTTCCCCTTGCTGGAGCTTCTGGCCATGGCCACCAACCCCCACTGCAAGTTCCACATCTACAACGGCACGCGGCCCTCCGAGACGGTGCCTGCCGGGGCCACGCTGGCCGACGACGAGCTCTTCGCCCGCCCTCCTGACCCTCGCTCCCCCAAGGTAGGGTCAGAGTTCAAG GGCTGGTTGGTGGATTTAATAAACAAATTTGGCACATTAAACGGATTTCAAACGCTGCACGATCGCTTTATAAGTGGACAAGCACTGAACGTCCAAATCATCGCTGCACTTATCAA GCCTTTTGGGCAGTGTTACGAGTTCCTCACGTTGCACACGGTAAAGAAGTACTTCCTGCCCGTCATCGAAATGGTTCCTCAGTTCCTGGAGAACCTGACGGACGAGGAGCTAAAGAAGGAGGCCAAGAATGAAGCCAAAAATGATGCCCTCTCCATGATCATCAAGTCCCTAAAGAACCTGGCCTCCAGGGTGCCTGGGCAGGAGGAGACTGTGAAGAACTTAGAGATTTTTAGGTTAAAAATGATTCTTAG GTTATTGCAAATTTCCTCTTTTAATGGTAAAATGAATGCACTAAACGAAGTAAACAAGGTcatctccagtgtgtcctaCTACACAAATCGGCATGGCAACCCTGAAGAAGAGGAGTGGCTAACTGCAGAACGCATGGCG GAGTGGATCCAGCAGAACCACATTCTGTCCATCGTGCTCAGGGACAGTCTCCACCAACCTCAGTATGTTGAGAAACTGGAGAAGATCCTTCGCTTCgtcatcaaagaaaaagctcTTACCATGCAGGACCTGGACAACATCTGGGCTGCACAG GCTGGTAAACACGAGGCCATTGTGAAGAATGTCCACGATCTCCTGGCCAAGCTGGCCTGGGACTTCTCTCCTGAGCAACTTGACCACCTCTTCGACTGCTTTAAG GCGAGTTGGACGAATGCCAGTAAGAAACAGCGCGAGAAGCTGCTGGAGCTGATCCGCCGCCTGGCTGAGGACGACAAGGACGGTGTGATGGCCCACAAG GTGCTGAACCTGCTGTGGAACCTGGCTCATAGCGATGATGTGCCGGTAGACATCATGGACCAAGCCCTCAGTGCCCACATCAAGATCCTAGACTACAGCTGCTCTCAG GATAGAGACACGCAGAAGATCCAGTGGATTGATCGCTTTATAGAAGAGTTGCGCACCAATGACAAATGGGTGATTCCTGCATTAAAGCAGATCAGAGAGATCTGTAGCCTCTTCGGAGAGGCACCTCAGAATCTAAG AAAGAAAATGCCTATTAACATACAAACGAACTTAGCAGG TCAGACCCAGAGGAGTCCTCATGTATTCTATCGTCATGACCTTATCAACCAGCTCCAACACAACCACGCCCTGGTCACTCTGGTGGCTGAGAACCTGTCTGCCTACATGGAGACCATGAGGCCGTTCTCCAAAG CCGAGCAGGCGGAGTTCGACCCCCAGACTGTGAGGGCCGGTAGCCGCTACAGCCACGTACAGGAAGTCCAGGAGAGACTCAACTTCCTGAG GTTCCTCTTGAAGGACGGGCAGCTGTGGCTGTGCGCTCCTCAGGCCAAACAGATATGGAAGTGCCTGGCCGAAAATGCTGTGTTCCTCTGTGACCGAGAGGCCTGCTTCAAATG GTACTCGAAGCTGATGGGTGACGAGCCGGACCTGGACCCAGACATTAACAAGGACTTCTTTGAGAACAACGTTCTCCAGCTGGACCCCTCGCTCCTCACGGAGAACggcatgaagtgctttgagagGTTCTTTAAGGCCGTCAACTGCAGGGAAGGCAAGCTGGTGGCCAAACGGCGTGCCTACATGATGGATGACCTGGAGCTCATAGGACTGGACTACCTCTGGAGG GTCGTAATTCAAGGGAGCGATGACATCGCCAGTCGAGCCATAGACCTGCTGAAAGAGATCTACACCAACCTCGGACCAAAACTACAAGTCAATCAG GTAGAGATCCACGAGGACTTCATCCAGTCGTGTTTTGACCGTCTGAAGGCGTCGTACGACACGCTGTGCGTCCTGGACGGGGACAAGGACAGCATCAACTGCGCCCGCCAGGAGGCCATCCGCATGGTCCGCGTGCTCACCGTGCTCAAGGAGTACATCAACGAGTGTGACAGCGACTACCATGAAGAGAGGACCATACTGCCCATGTCCAG GGCGTTTCGAGGGAAGCACATCACGTTGATCGTGCGTTTCCCAAACCAAGGGCGTCAGGTGGACGACCTGGACATCTGGTCTCACACCAACGACACCATCGGCTCGGTGCGCCGCGGCATCCTCACGCGCATCAAAGCCAACGCCACGCACACCAAGATAGAGCTGTTCATTGGCGGGGAGGTCGTCGACCCTGTCGATGACAGGAAGCTGATTGGTCAGCTCAACCTCAAAGACAAAACG ttgATCACAGCCAAGCTGACCCAGGTGAGTGCCAACATGCCCTCCAGCCCTGACAGTTCCTCAGACTCTTCCACCGGCTCACCCGGTAACCACGGCAACCACTTCAGTGATGGGCCCAACCCAGAGGTGGAGAGCTGCCTCCCTGGAGTG ATCATGTCCCTCCACCTGCGCTACGTCTCCTTCCTGTGGCAGGTAGCAGACCTGGGTTGTAGCCTCAACATGCCTCTGCTGAGAGATGGAGCCCGGGTTCTCATGAAGCTCATGCCCCCAG ataACAGTACCGTGGAGAGCCTGCGAGCTGTGTGCCTGGACCACGCCAAGCTGGGAGAGAACAGCCTCAGTCCCACGCTGGACTCGCGCTTCTTCTGCCCCTCGCCATCACAAGTCCTCTACCTCATAgag GTGGTGTATGCCCTGCTGATGCCCGCAAGCGGCACGCTGGGGGAGGACGCCAGTGACTTCCAATACAATTTCCTGAAGAGCGGGGGGCTGCCCCTGGTGCTGAGCATGCTGGCGCGGAACAACTTCCTGCCGTCGGCAGACATGGAGACGCGGCGGGGGGCATACCTCAACGCGCTGAAGATCGCCAAGCTGCTGCTCACGGCCGTGGGGTTCGGACACGTCAAGGCTGTGGCCGAGGCGTGCCAGCCCAACGCCGAGGGGACCATACCAGTCTCACCG ATAAACCAGGCCACTCACGACCAGGCCCTAGTGCTCCAGAATGCTCTGCAGAACATTCCCAACCCTGCGTCAGAGTGCATGCTCCGCAACGTGGCTATACGGCTCGCACAGCAGATCTCTGACGAG AACTTCTTCCAGGCTTCTAAGTACATCCCGGATATCTGTGTGATCCGGGCGGTGCAGAAGATAGTGTGGGCGTCAGGCTGTGGCACCATTCAGCTGGTCTTCAGCTCCAACGAAGACATCAGCAAGATCTACGAGAAG acGAATGCGAGTAAAGAGCCGGACGGGGAGGATGAGCAGGTGTGCTGCGAGGCCCTGGAGGTCATGACCCTGTGCTTCGCCCTGCTGCCCACTGCCCTGGATACGCTCAGTAAGGAGAAAGCATGGCAGACCTTCATCATAGACCTGCTACTACACTGCCACAGCAA GTCGGTTCGTCAGATGGCCCAGGAGCAGTTCTTCCTCATGGCCACTCGGTGCTGCATGGGCCACAGGCCGCTCCTCTTCTTCATCACCCTCCTCTTCACTGTGCTTGGG agcACAGCCAGGGAACGGGCCAAGCAGGCTGGGGACTACTTCACCCTACTCCGGTATCTGCTGAACTACGCCTACAACAGCAACATCAACCTGCCCAACGCGGAGGTGCTGCTGAACAACGAGATCGACTGGCTCAAGAGGATCAGG GATGAGGTGAGGAGGACCGGGGAGACTGGCGTCGAGGAGACCATCCTGGAGGGCCACATCGGGGTCACGAAGGAGCTGCTTGCCTTCCAGACCCCAGAGAAGAAGTACTACATCGGCTGTGAAAATGGAGGGGCCAACCTCATCAAG GAATTGATCGATGACTTCATCTTCCCGGCGTCTAACGTGTACCTGCAGTACATGAAGACGGGGGAGTTCCCCACGGAGCAGGCCATCCCTGTCTGCAGCAGCCCCGCCTCCATCAACGCCGGCTTCGAGCTGCTGGTGGCGCTGGCCGTTGGATGTGTCCGGAACCTCAAGCAGATAGTTGACACCCTCACGGACATGTACTACCTGG gttGTGAGGCGCTGACAGAGTGGGAGTACCTTCCCCCAGTGGGGCCGCGACCCACCAAAGGCTTTGTGGGGTTGAAGAATGCCGGGGCCACCTGCTACATGAATTCCGTGATCCAGCAGCTCTACATGATCCCGCCCATCCGCAACGGCATCCTGGCCATCGAGGGCACGGGCACCGACGTGGACGACGACATGTCCGGCGACGAGAAGCAGGAGAACGAG AGTAATGTGGACCCCAGGGATGAGGTGTTCAGCTACCACCACCAGTTTGACGAAAAGCCCTCGCTCACCAAGTCAGAGGACCGGAAGGAGTACAACATCGGGGTCTTGCGCCACCTGCAGGTCATCTTCGGCCACCTGGCCTCCTCCAGGCTGCAGTACTACGTACCCCGAGGCTTCTGGAAACAGTTCAG GTTATGGGGTGAGCCAGTGAATCTGCGGGAGCAGCACGATGCCCTGGAGTTCTTCAACTCTCTGGTGGACAGTCTGGATGAGGCTCTAAAAGCCCTCGGTCACCCAGCCATGCTTAGCAAGGTGCTTGGGGGATCCTTTGCCGACCAGAAGATCTGCCAGGGCTGCCCACATAG GTACGAGTGTGAGGAATCGTTTACCACTCTGAATGTAGACATCAGGAACCACCAGAACCTTTTGGACTCCATGGAGCAGTATGTGAAAGGAGACCTGCTGGAGGGAGCCAACGCTTATCACTGTGAAAAGTGCAACAAGAAG GTGGACACGGTGAAGCGGCTGCTGATCAAGAAGCTCCCCCCGGTGCTGGCCATCCAGCTGAAGAGGTTTGACTACGACTGGGAGAGGGAGTGCGCCATCAAGTTCAACGACTACTTTGAGTTCCCCCGGGAGCTGGACATGGAGCCGTACACTGTGGCCGGGGTGGCCAAGCTGGAGGGGGACGACGTCAACCCGGAGAACcag GTGATCCAGCAGAATGAGCCCTCTGAACCAGAGCCTCCCGGCAGCTCCAAGTACCGCCTGGTCGGTGTGCTGGTCCACTCTGGCCAGGCCAGCGGCGGACACTACTACTCCTACATCACGCAGAGGAACGTGGGCGGGGCGGACGGGGAGCGCAACCGCTGGTACAAGTTTGACGACGGCGACGTGACTGAGTGCAAAATGGACGACGAGGAGGAGATGAAGAACCAGTGCTTCGGGGGCGAGTACATGGGCGAGGTGTTCGACCACATGATGAAGAGAATGTCGTACCGGCGCCAGAAGCGCTGGTGGAACGCCTACATCCTCTTCTACGAGCGCATGGACTCGCCAGACAAGGACAGTGAGCTGGTCAGGTACATCCAGGAGCTGACCATCCTGTCGTCGGCCAACGACAAGCCCCCGACCCAGGTCAAGATGCCGGGCGTGATCGAGTGCAGCGTGCGCAAGCagaacgtgcagttcatgcacaACCGTATGCAGTACAGTCTGGAGTACTTCCAGTTCATTAAGAAACTGCTGACCTGTAACAGCGTCTATTTAAACCCTCCACCAG GACAAGACCATCTACTGCCTGAGGCAGAAGAGACCGCTATGATCAGTGTCCAGCTGGCGGCAAGGTTCCTCTTTAGCACTGGGTTCCACACCAAGAAAGTGGTGAGGGGCCCTGCCAGTGACTG GTATGATGCCCTGTGTGTCCTGCTAAGACACAGTAAGAATGTACGCTACTGGTTTGCGCACAATGTCCTGTTTGCCTACGCCAACCGCTTCTCCGAGTACTTGCTGGAGTGTCCCAGCGCCGAGGTTCGGGGTGCGTTCGCCAAACTCATCGTCTTCATCGCACATTTCTCCCTGCAAGACGGACCCTGCCCttctcccacctcctcccccgCCGGAGCCTCCACCCAACCACAG GCGTGTGATAACCTGAGTCTGAGCGATCACCTGTTGAGGGCTGTGTTAAACCTGCTCAGGAGAGAGGTGTCGGAGCATGGACGACACCTGCAGCAGTACTTCAACCTGTTTGTCATGTACGCCAACCTGG GGCTGGCGGAGAAGACCCAGCTGTTGAAGCTGAGCGTCCCTGCCACCTTCATGCTGGTGGCTCTAGACGAGGGCCCCGGCCCTCCCATCAAGTACCAGTACGCTGAACTGGGCAAACTGTACACGGTGGTGTCCCAGCTGGTGCGCTGCTGTGACGTGGCCTCGCGTATGCAGTCCTCCATAAACG GTAACCCGCCTCTTCCCAACCCGTACGGCGACCCAAACCAGACCACGCCGGTGATGCCCCTGCAGCAGCTGGTGGGCGAGATCCTGTTCGTCAGGACCAGCTATGTCAAGAAGATCATCGAGGACTGCAGCAACTCCGAGGAGACGGTCAAGCTGCTGCGCTTCAGCTGCTGGGAAAATCCCCAGTTCTCCTCCACGGTGCTGTCTGAGCTGCTCTGGCAG GTGGCGTACTCCTATACCTACGAACTGAGGCCTTACCTGGACCTGCTCCTGCAGATCTTGCTCATCGAGGACTCCTGGCAGACACACAG GATCCACAACGTGCTGAAGGGGATACCAGACGACCGGGACGGCCTGTTCGACACCATCCAGCGCTCCAAGAACCACTACCAGAAACGGGCCTACCAGTGTATCAAGTGCATGGTGGCCCTGTTCAGTAATTGCCCTGTGGCCTACCAGATCCTCCAG AGTAACGGGGACCTGAAGCGGAAGTGGACGTGGGCGGTGGAGTGGCTGGGTGACGAGCTGGAGCGGAGGCCGTACACCGGAAACCCACAGTACACCTACAACAACTGGTCTCCCCCCGTCCAGAGCAACGAGACCTCCAACGGATACTTCCTGGAGCGCTCACATTCGGCACGCATGACCCTGGCCAAGGCCTGTGAACTGTGCCCAGAGGAG TGTCACTTAACGAAGCACGGTGAGGCGGTGTCTGAAGAAGACGCTGCAATGCGGAAATCGTCTTCGCCACATCAGCTATTGCCAGGGGAAGGGACAGGACAGCCTCCGCACACT GAGCCTGATGACCAGGAAGCCCCTGAAGATCAGGACACTTCCCCTCCTGAGGACACATCCCCCTACCCGCACTCATCTCCTGGGACGACGACAAAGTTTCAGCAG AACAACCACCCCCACGGGCAGCCGTACACAGgcccagctgcccagcacatgaaCAACCCCCAACGCCCCGCCCCCGGCCCGTCCTCTACCCCAGGCCCCGCCCCCGGCCCGTCCTCTACCCCAGGCCCCGCCCCTGGCCCTTCCTCTACCCCAGGTCCCGGCACAGGCCCACGAGCACAAGACAACTGGGAGAGCACTGAGGAGGTCCCTCCCGCCTCCACCCCAGCCCCTCCCCAGCCTAAGGAGTAA